Genomic DNA from Candidatus Paceibacterota bacterium:
CGTGCGACCAGTTCGCGAGCCGCCGATGGGATTTCCTCCAGTTCCGCCAGGTCACACGCGACGAATTCTCCAGCAACATCGGGCTTGGAGCGTGAAAGCAGGCCGAGCCGAACCCCTTCCCGGGCGAGAGCCCTGGCGATGGCCAGGCCGATGCCGCGGCTGGCGCCGGTGATGATGGCGATCATGCCGCGCAGTGGGATCACATCTTCAACGCGCGCTGCCGATAGGCTTCGTCCGGCCGGCCGGCGATTCGCTGGACATGCTGCTCGGTAAAGAAGACCGGGCCGCCCATCGCCGCCGCGCCCGCAAAGACTTTGGCGGCCTTCTCGGCGATCAACATAGCGGCGAGGACCGATTGCCAGCTTGCGCCCAGGGTGATGACGCCGTGGTTCTGCATCAGGATGACCCGCGGCTGGCGCTGGTGTTTCTTGATGAATGCTTCGGTCTGGCGGCGAATGGCCTGGGCCAGCTTCAAGCCGGGATCAGTGTAAGGCACGAGCACCGAGGCGATGTTGCAGCAGACGATCTCGTCCGGGAACATCCGGTGCTCCGCGAAATCCCGCGCGCGGGGCGAGCAAAGGATCTGCAAGGCCGCTGTAGGATGGCCGTGGCCGACGAACTTGATGCCGGGCAGCGAAAGCAGCCAGGCGTGGAACACCGCTTCCACGGAAGGCTTCTTTGCCTTCTGATCCACGCGAGCCGCCATCAGGGCATCCTCAATCTGCTGGTCGGTGAGGCTCTCCTTGTCCAACAACGGCAGCAGCGCCGCCAGGCGGCACTCAACGACATCCTCCGTTTTCAGGGTGCCAAGGCAGGTGCCGCTGGCTTTGACGGCGAAAGTGTCGTCGCCAACCCGCGCGGAGGTGTTGCCCTCACCGAGGATGGCCAGACCGCGGTCCTCGCGGCCAATTTCACGGGAGAGGGTTAGCAAGTCCTGAGTAATGGGAGTTGGCATATATTCTAAAAGGCAACCAGTGAGTTAAATGAGTTGCAAGGGTTACAAGAAGTAAAGGGGTTAGTTCATCTCCTGGCCCCCCGTCACGCTCAGGGAGACGCCGGTGATATAGGAGGATTGGTCGGACGCGAGGAACACGACTGCGTTGCAGACATCATCGTAGCTGCAGCCGCGCCTCATTGGCACCTGGCTGACATAGGCACGACGGACGTCCTCCACGCTCTCGGCACCGGGAACCTTGCCAGCACGCAGGTACTGAACGAACAGGCCGTTATCCGGATGGGTCCACAGTGGTGAGTCCAGCAGGTTGCCGGGGCAAATGGCATTGCAACGGATGTTGAAGGGCGCCATTTCCAGTGCGACGCTCTGGGTGTGGCCGACGCTGCCAAACTTACTTGCCGCGTAGGCGGAGTTGGCCGCGCTGCCCTTCTTGCCGGACTTGGAGTTGATGTTGATGATAGCCCCGCCCCCCTGCCCTTTCATGACGCGGCAGGCATGCTTGGTGACGAGGAAATAGCCGAAGAGATTCACATTCATGACCGCCCGCCACTTCTCAGCATTGGCCTCGGCGATCGGCTCGGCGATCAGGATCGCCGCGTTGGCGACGACAATGTCCACCCGGCCAAACTCCTGCGCGGCACGGTCAAACAGCGCCCTCACGTCGGCTTCCTGCGTCACGTCCACTTTCATGCCGAGGACGCGCTGGCCGGTTTCTTTGGCAATGGCGGCAGCGGTGGCATCGGCTCCGGTTTCATTGACATCAGCGATGAGCACTTGGCAACCTTCGCGGGCGAGCCGTTGGGAGATAGCCTGGCCCAGCCCCTGGGCTCCGCCAGTGACAATAGCTGACTTGTTGTCGAGGTGCTTAGCCATCATCTCAAGTCTTGGGAGGTTGACTTACCAGCGCATCTTCTGCCTGTTTGTTCCAGCAGCCTTCCTGCAGAGGAAGCTTGTCAGCAAGCTCCGTCAACAATGTCACTTTCAGGCCATGGCATGACGGATAGACGAGGATCTTGCCCGGCACCAGATTTTTCTCCACCGCCCGGATGCCGTCTATTGCGCCGTCCAACCCGGACACGGCGGCGACCGAGAGGTTGGTGTCGAGCTGGCGCGCCAGCACCTTGGCCAGCACCAGCTTCATATCGTCGAGCGTCGAACCGCTGGTGCCAATGAAGTAGAGCTGCTTGGCGATATAGGCATCCAGGTCCAGCTCCGCGGTAACATTGGCCGGGATGCCGGCGAAGATGTTGATGATTGCGCGCTCAGCAGCCGACAACACAGCTTGCACCACCAGCGCCGGCACGGGTGCCATGAGGACGATGTAGTTGAACTGCTCAGCGAGCTTCTCCTTGGTCGGATTGTAGGTGCGAAGCGAGACGTTGTGCTTCCGGGCCAGCGACGCGGCCAGTTTCCGCAGCATCAGCAGGCGCTCATCGCTCAGGTCCCCGGCGAAGACCGTCACCCCGGGCACGCCCTGGCAAATGTCGCGAATGACATGCATCGTGCCCATAGGCCCGGCGGCACCAATGATGTTGATCTTGTCGCCGGCGCGGATCTCGCCAGAGGCGGGGATGAGGCTCATTGCCTCGGCCGGGTCTGAACCAGTCGTGCCGATGAGGCGAATGGCGCCGTAGTGCACACGGCCGACCTGCGACACCACCGGCCGGCCGAACTTGCCGCCGCACTGGACGATGTTGAAGAGGCCCCGCACCCCGACCTTCGGAAAGAGCCGGGCAACCGTCTCCGCGTTGGCCCCAAAATAGACCACGTCGTCAAAGCTGGCGTCTTTGAGGTCGCCGATCTCAGCCGCGGTTTTCCATGCGATGTCGGACGGTTTGCCGTAACGCGCAAAGAGGTTGTCCAACTGCTTCGGCGCGACCTTGGTTTCGCCCACGACCAGCATCTTGCCGTCGCTCTTCAGCTTCTGCCGTTGTTTGTCCACGTAAGCGTCCTCGACGCATGCCCACGGCTCGCACAACGCCAGGGCCGAAGCGGCGAACTCTTCGGGCACAGGAATGAGCATGGACTCGCCGTTGGGGGCGGTGACTACTCGCTCGTCCATCAGGACGTACTCCTGGAGCGCGCCCTCGAAATTGTAGCCGAAAGCGGAGACCGAGTTGACCGTCGGCAGCCAGCGGTAATCGGT
This window encodes:
- a CDS encoding SDR family oxidoreductase, encoding MMAKHLDNKSAIVTGGAQGLGQAISQRLAREGCQVLIADVNETGADATAAAIAKETGQRVLGMKVDVTQEADVRALFDRAAQEFGRVDIVVANAAILIAEPIAEANAEKWRAVMNVNLFGYFLVTKHACRVMKGQGGGAIININSKSGKKGSAANSAYAASKFGSVGHTQSVALEMAPFNIRCNAICPGNLLDSPLWTHPDNGLFVQYLRAGKVPGAESVEDVRRAYVSQVPMRRGCSYDDVCNAVVFLASDQSSYITGVSLSVTGGQEMN
- a CDS encoding alcohol dehydrogenase catalytic domain-containing protein, coding for MANTSVPQKQRAVQLVGPDQLRLNESKPVTAPGPHQVLGRVEVVGLCFSDLKLLKQFSGHARKSPVASGIDPQTLAEMPNYVPDTKPTVPGHETVVRIVQVGPGVTRHKVGGRYLVQTDYRWLPTVNSVSAFGYNFEGALQEYVLMDERVVTAPNGESMLIPVPEEFAASALALCEPWACVEDAYVDKQRQKLKSDGKMLVVGETKVAPKQLDNLFARYGKPSDIAWKTAAEIGDLKDASFDDVVYFGANAETVARLFPKVGVRGLFNIVQCGGKFGRPVVSQVGRVHYGAIRLIGTTGSDPAEAMSLIPASGEIRAGDKINIIGAAGPMGTMHVIRDICQGVPGVTVFAGDLSDERLLMLRKLAASLARKHNVSLRTYNPTKEKLAEQFNYIVLMAPVPALVVQAVLSAAERAIINIFAGIPANVTAELDLDAYIAKQLYFIGTSGSTLDDMKLVLAKVLARQLDTNLSVAAVSGLDGAIDGIRAVEKNLVPGKILVYPSCHGLKVTLLTELADKLPLQEGCWNKQAEDALVSQPPKT
- a CDS encoding class II aldolase/adducin family protein, whose product is MPTPITQDLLTLSREIGREDRGLAILGEGNTSARVGDDTFAVKASGTCLGTLKTEDVVECRLAALLPLLDKESLTDQQIEDALMAARVDQKAKKPSVEAVFHAWLLSLPGIKFVGHGHPTAALQILCSPRARDFAEHRMFPDEIVCCNIASVLVPYTDPGLKLAQAIRRQTEAFIKKHQRQPRVILMQNHGVITLGASWQSVLAAMLIAEKAAKVFAGAAAMGGPVFFTEQHVQRIAGRPDEAYRQRALKM